In one Planctomycetota bacterium genomic region, the following are encoded:
- a CDS encoding CofH family radical SAM protein, which yields MATAPRVADPALQPTAEKVATGEPLSFEDGMACFASRDLHGVGRMANFMRERLHGNRVFYNRNRHINYSNVCALSCKFCSFYRKRGEAGAYEMPVEQVVATARKAYDEGATEVHIVGGLHPWLKFDYYLDFLRGIRSECPGLHVKAFTAIEIVHFSRIARMSVREVLEQLRDAGLGSLPGGGAEIFDDRVHDEAFKGKVRADKWFDVHRNAHDIGLFTNATMLYGHIEGNEERVNHMIKLREHQAESLANAGLDPDVAPTQDGTDVDAAYFNCLIPLSFIPEHSELGELPGPTGLTDLRTLALARLMCQNIAHIKAFWVMQGTYLSQVALNYGCDDLDGTVVWYDITKRANNLNAGDGTNKQQLHVGTIHRLATESGLEAVERDTIYRQVVRDESTDAVLQPKDLVHAAA from the coding sequence ATGGCCACCGCACCGCGTGTCGCTGATCCTGCCCTCCAACCCACCGCCGAGAAAGTCGCCACCGGCGAGCCGCTTTCCTTCGAAGACGGAATGGCTTGCTTCGCGTCCCGCGATCTCCACGGCGTCGGACGCATGGCCAACTTCATGCGTGAACGTCTTCACGGCAACCGCGTCTTCTACAACCGCAACCGCCACATCAACTACTCCAACGTCTGCGCGCTGAGCTGCAAGTTCTGCAGCTTCTACCGCAAGCGTGGCGAGGCGGGCGCTTACGAGATGCCCGTCGAGCAGGTTGTCGCCACCGCCCGCAAGGCCTACGACGAAGGCGCGACCGAAGTCCACATCGTCGGCGGCCTGCACCCCTGGCTCAAGTTCGACTACTACCTCGACTTCCTGCGTGGCATCCGCAGCGAGTGCCCGGGACTGCACGTCAAAGCGTTCACCGCGATCGAGATCGTTCACTTCTCACGCATCGCCCGGATGAGCGTTCGGGAGGTGCTCGAACAGCTCCGCGACGCCGGCCTTGGCAGCTTGCCCGGTGGCGGTGCGGAAATCTTCGACGATCGCGTTCACGACGAGGCGTTCAAAGGCAAGGTCCGCGCCGACAAGTGGTTCGACGTCCACCGCAACGCCCACGACATCGGCCTGTTCACCAACGCGACGATGCTCTACGGCCACATCGAGGGCAACGAGGAACGCGTCAATCACATGATCAAGCTCCGCGAGCATCAGGCGGAGTCGCTCGCCAACGCCGGGCTCGACCCCGATGTCGCGCCGACGCAGGACGGCACCGATGTCGATGCCGCGTACTTCAACTGCCTCATCCCGCTCAGCTTCATCCCTGAGCACAGTGAACTCGGCGAACTACCCGGCCCGACCGGCCTGACCGACCTGCGCACCCTCGCCCTCGCCCGGCTCATGTGCCAGAACATCGCCCACATCAAGGCCTTCTGGGTCATGCAAGGAACCTACCTCTCGCAGGTCGCGCTCAACTACGGCTGCGACGACCTCGACGGCACCGTCGTCTGGTACGACATCACCAAACGCGCCAACAACCTCAACGCCGGCGACGGCACCAACAAGCAACAACTCCACGTCGGCACCATCCACCGCCTCGCCACCGAGTCGGGTCTCGAAGCCGTCGAGCGCGACACCATCTACCGCCAAGTCGTCCGCGACGAATCCACCGACGCAGTCCTCCAACCCAAGGACTTGGTCCACGCCGCAGCGTAA
- a CDS encoding acetolactate synthase — protein MTASGGGYEQPTVRQFTIFLENRVGKLTHMLSSFAKAGLRVNALAVEESADTALVRVICSNCEVGRQCLRDGEFSFTETNVLAIEVPRDDSQPLISVCTALLGAEINIHYAYPLLRAKSEPAMALYVDDITLACRVLIRRQFKILGETDLQ, from the coding sequence ATGACTGCCTCCGGCGGCGGCTACGAACAGCCGACCGTGCGGCAGTTCACCATCTTCCTCGAAAACCGTGTCGGCAAGCTCACGCACATGCTCTCCTCGTTCGCCAAGGCCGGCCTGCGGGTCAACGCCTTGGCCGTCGAGGAATCCGCCGACACCGCCCTGGTCCGCGTCATCTGCTCCAACTGTGAAGTCGGTCGGCAATGCCTGCGGGACGGCGAGTTCAGCTTCACCGAGACCAACGTCCTCGCCATCGAGGTGCCGCGCGACGATTCGCAGCCGCTGATCTCGGTCTGCACGGCCCTGCTCGGGGCCGAGATCAACATCCACTACGCCTACCCGCTGCTCCGCGCCAAGAGCGAGCCGGCGATGGCGTTGTACGTCGACGACATCACCCTCGCCTGCCGCGTTCTCATTCGACGGCAGTTCAAAATCCTCGGCGAGACGGACTTGCAGTAA